The following proteins are co-located in the Arcobacter sp. F2176 genome:
- a CDS encoding HAMP domain-containing histidine kinase: MDKNNLLNKKDNRILQLADVMQNVMAECKNPLNNIYTISSGVLLNSEIGLSDEDTYINTLKTINENIKNIINSINYFDIFLLDKEEVKTFNINNVLQNAISIHNQSLKKYKISIETDYLCNSNYSGYENELTQIFTYTLSTLINILKKKQKSESIIIKTRTNQNNTKITIRVTTGNINEFPLDLGLSISKKIIEEHYKGEIIIENERFEFDGKKYQGMKFVIIINNSVVI, from the coding sequence ATGGATAAAAATAATTTATTAAATAAAAAAGATAATAGGATTTTACAATTAGCTGATGTTATGCAAAATGTTATGGCTGAATGTAAAAATCCTTTAAATAATATTTACACTATCTCTTCAGGTGTATTATTGAATAGTGAGATTGGTCTTTCAGATGAAGATACATATATTAATACACTAAAAACTATAAATGAAAATATAAAAAATATTATAAATAGTATTAATTATTTTGATATTTTTTTATTAGATAAAGAAGAAGTAAAAACATTTAATATCAATAATGTTTTACAAAATGCAATATCTATACATAATCAATCTTTAAAAAAATATAAAATATCAATTGAAACAGACTACTTGTGTAATAGCAATTATAGTGGTTATGAAAATGAACTAACACAAATATTTACATATACACTATCTACTTTAATAAATATTTTAAAGAAAAAACAAAAATCTGAATCAATAATAATTAAAACTAGAACAAATCAAAATAATACAAAAATTACTATTAGAGTTACTACTGGAAATATAAATGAATTTCCTTTAGATCTAGGGTTATCTATATCAAAGAAAATTATCGAAGAACATTACAAAGGAGAAATTATAATAGAAAATGAAAGATTTGAATTTGATGGCAAAAAGTATCAAGGTATGAAGTTTGTAATTATTATTAATAATAGTGTAGTTATTTGA